A region of Chlorogloeopsis sp. ULAP01 DNA encodes the following proteins:
- a CDS encoding glycosyltransferase family 2 protein, with the protein MQIHTNSKIQKIKNIYKRRGILGLLGFIYQITKSRLKNKIAYQKWIKKNTFTQKYITSAIQQIKEWQLHPKFSIIMPVYNVEAKWLEKAIESVRNQIYANWELCIADDASTYPHIRSILTNYSKLDPRIKVIFRTENGHISATSNSALEVATGEYIALLDHDDELSINALFENAKLINQHPEADFIYSDEDKIDENGSRFSPCFKPDWSPEYFYSCMYTCHLGVYRTSIIGEIGGFRSEYDGSQDYDLVLRVVEKTKNIYHIPKILYHWRSISVSAASGSQAKPWAYTAGRKALESMLERSRYPGRVEETINPGIYRVRRDIIGNPLVSIIIPSAGTTIETPSNSLCLLENCLRSIQQVSTYRNFEIVVVDGYDIPKEILERTTASNVELVRCAEPFNFSMRINKGAAKAKGEFLLLLNDDTEVITPDWLESMLELAQQMEIGAVGAKLLFPDGRIQHTGVLILEGNPCHAFYGFDNEYSGYYCSNIVNRNYLAVTAACLMMRKEIFQQLQGLDEDFPLNYNDVDLCLRAYQAGYRNVVTPYAQLIHYESASRQKGLRPGEWHQLNQKWKNYFENLEIDPYYNVNLSLKTANFEIF; encoded by the coding sequence ATGCAAATTCATACAAATAGTAAAATACAAAAAATAAAAAATATTTACAAAAGGCGAGGAATACTAGGTTTATTAGGTTTTATATATCAAATAACTAAATCTCGATTGAAAAATAAGATAGCGTATCAAAAATGGATTAAAAAAAATACTTTTACCCAAAAATATATCACATCTGCTATTCAGCAAATTAAGGAATGGCAACTGCATCCAAAATTTTCAATTATTATGCCTGTTTACAATGTAGAGGCAAAATGGTTAGAAAAAGCGATTGAATCAGTTCGCAATCAAATCTATGCTAATTGGGAGCTTTGTATTGCTGATGATGCCTCTACTTATCCTCATATTCGTTCCATATTGACTAATTACAGTAAACTCGATCCACGCATCAAAGTTATTTTTCGTACAGAAAATGGGCATATTTCAGCAACTAGTAACTCTGCTTTAGAAGTAGCTACGGGAGAATATATTGCACTTTTAGATCACGATGATGAATTATCAATTAATGCTTTATTTGAAAATGCCAAATTAATTAATCAACATCCAGAAGCAGATTTTATTTATAGCGATGAAGACAAAATAGATGAGAATGGTAGCCGATTTTCACCTTGCTTTAAACCAGATTGGTCGCCAGAATATTTTTATTCTTGCATGTACACCTGTCATTTAGGTGTTTATAGGACTAGTATTATTGGTGAAATTGGCGGTTTCCGCAGTGAGTATGACGGCTCACAAGATTACGACTTGGTATTAAGAGTTGTAGAAAAAACCAAGAACATCTACCACATTCCAAAAATTCTCTACCACTGGCGCAGCATATCTGTCTCAGCCGCTTCTGGTTCACAAGCAAAGCCTTGGGCTTACACTGCTGGTAGAAAAGCTCTAGAATCTATGTTGGAGCGCAGTCGATATCCAGGGCGTGTAGAGGAAACTATTAATCCCGGAATTTACAGAGTTCGGCGTGATATTATTGGCAATCCCTTAGTTAGTATCATTATTCCTAGTGCTGGTACAACAATAGAAACTCCTTCAAATTCACTGTGTCTATTGGAAAATTGCCTCCGCAGTATTCAACAGGTGAGTACCTACCGCAACTTTGAGATTGTTGTGGTAGATGGTTATGATATTCCCAAAGAAATTTTAGAAAGAACCACTGCTAGTAATGTAGAACTAGTGCGCTGTGCTGAACCCTTTAATTTTTCAATGCGAATTAACAAGGGTGCAGCAAAAGCTAAAGGAGAGTTTCTGTTATTACTAAATGATGATACAGAAGTTATTACTCCTGATTGGCTGGAATCGATGTTAGAACTTGCACAACAGATGGAAATTGGTGCAGTGGGTGCAAAACTTTTATTTCCGGATGGGAGAATACAGCATACAGGAGTGCTAATTCTCGAAGGAAATCCTTGTCATGCATTTTATGGTTTTGATAACGAATACTCTGGTTATTATTGCTCAAATATTGTTAACAGAAACTACTTGGCTGTAACTGCTGCGTGTTTGATGATGCGAAAAGAGATATTTCAACAGTTGCAAGGATTGGATGAGGATTTTCCCTTGAACTATAATGATGTTGATTTATGTTTAAGAGCATATCAAGCTGGATATCGTAATGTAGTCACACCCTATGCCCAATTAATACATTATGAATCAGCTAGTAGACAAAAAGGATTAAGACCAGGAGAATGGCATCAATTAAATCAGAAATGGAAGAATTACTTTGAAAACTTAGAGATAGACCCATATTATAATGTAAATTTATCATTAAAAACGGCTAATTTTGAGATTTTCTAG
- a CDS encoding TenA family protein, with product MTISNQLWEANQELAQACLVHPFVQGIANGTLATYKFAYYVGQDAFFLEAFARAYSIAAAKAPDWQGFNTFHYLAGGVLQELWLHESYAAKWNVNLHSVEIGAATRRYTDFLLATAWGKDMGLTAAAMSPCMRLYAFLGEQLAQDGIPNHQYADWIRTYSGGDFQSLAQELESLVECYATTSALTDSTYRYAMLCERDFFQAAWEVKG from the coding sequence ATGACTATTTCTAACCAATTGTGGGAAGCAAATCAAGAACTAGCACAAGCTTGTCTAGTACATCCCTTTGTCCAAGGTATTGCAAATGGTACTCTAGCAACCTATAAATTTGCTTATTATGTAGGACAAGATGCATTTTTTCTAGAAGCCTTTGCCCGTGCCTACAGTATCGCTGCTGCTAAAGCTCCAGACTGGCAAGGTTTTAATACATTTCATTATTTAGCTGGAGGTGTGCTGCAAGAACTATGGCTGCATGAAAGCTACGCAGCTAAGTGGAATGTTAATTTGCATTCTGTAGAAATAGGAGCCGCTACCCGTCGTTATACAGACTTTTTGTTGGCTACTGCTTGGGGAAAAGATATGGGTTTAACTGCTGCGGCGATGTCTCCTTGTATGCGTCTTTATGCCTTTTTAGGAGAACAGTTAGCTCAAGATGGCATTCCCAATCATCAGTATGCAGACTGGATTCGTACTTACAGTGGCGGTGATTTTCAGTCATTGGCACAAGAATTAGAAAGTTTAGTTGAATGCTACGCAACTACTTCTGCCTTGACTGACTCGACTTATCGTTATGCCATGTTATGTGAGCGAGATTTTTTTCAAGCAGCGTGGGAAGTAAAGGGATAG
- a CDS encoding pentapeptide repeat-containing protein codes for MKNKIIAIAAFVSIISTIQTAVAANSEHIRQLLANKQCRDCDLSGAGLVMADLSNANLRGANLRGANLSRANLSGADLSNTNLSGAGLFGANLSGAKLNGATLVGTDLRSTYLVNAEMTGVNLSSANLQGALGVPLQIAKSEDFYAWGVAEAQKGNHQQAIDYFEQAIALQPDYAIVYLARGVARYQLFDRQGAFQDAQTAEKLFTNQKNSEGMQTAQAFMKELQTPQTAQVDRGKPNFMDFLGGITSLFLQLTPF; via the coding sequence ATGAAAAACAAAATTATAGCTATAGCCGCATTTGTAAGTATAATCAGCACTATACAAACTGCTGTAGCTGCCAACTCAGAGCATATTAGGCAACTGTTAGCAAACAAACAATGTCGTGATTGTGATCTCAGTGGTGCTGGTTTAGTAATGGCTGACTTGAGTAATGCAAATTTGAGAGGAGCTAATCTTCGTGGTGCAAATCTCAGTCGTGCCAACCTCAGTGGTGCTGACTTAAGTAACACCAACTTAAGTGGTGCAGGATTATTTGGTGCTAACTTAAGTGGAGCAAAATTGAATGGGGCGACTCTAGTGGGTACAGATTTGAGAAGTACTTATTTAGTAAATGCAGAAATGACTGGTGTGAATCTCAGTAGCGCCAATTTACAAGGTGCCTTGGGCGTGCCATTACAAATTGCCAAATCAGAAGATTTCTATGCTTGGGGTGTTGCTGAAGCACAAAAAGGTAACCATCAACAAGCGATCGACTATTTCGAGCAAGCGATCGCTCTTCAACCAGATTATGCGATCGTTTACCTAGCTCGCGGTGTTGCCCGCTACCAACTATTTGACAGACAAGGCGCTTTTCAAGATGCCCAGACTGCTGAAAAATTATTTACAAACCAAAAAAATAGTGAAGGTATGCAAACCGCACAAGCTTTTATGAAAGAACTGCAAACACCCCAAACAGCCCAAGTAGATCGTGGTAAACCAAATTTTATGGACTTTTTGGGAGGAATTACTTCACTGTTTCTTCAGTTAACACCCTTTTAG